In Microtus ochrogaster isolate Prairie Vole_2 linkage group LG9, MicOch1.0, whole genome shotgun sequence, the following are encoded in one genomic region:
- the LOC101992053 gene encoding membrane cofactor protein-like, with protein sequence MPLQHQPEHFSAQRFLVPLLVALMSTSSDACGKPPWFPNMQLNGAKDSYGTGEKVEYSCRPGYTRRPTVNISSVCTAEGQWSPVSKDACYKKSCPRQEDPLNGQVNYLNGSSEFGTQIQYTCHPGFVLIGDVILYCLLAGSDVQWSADPPICTKILCQPPPNIKNGEFFPSHKDVFEYHEVATYQCNRVPPGQDELSLVGERQIYCSENREWSANPPECKVVRCPYPVILNGRQTSGFSRKYSYRARVMFECNQGLFLHGSETVMCEGNNTWQPPIPICRSEPPPPSPLPPPPPAIPSSTSVLSSIKGEAFGFGDSKGWIISLIMMAVLELQ encoded by the coding sequence ATGCCTCTCCAACATCAACCAGAACACTTTTCTGCTCAGCGCTTTCTTGTGCCCCTCCTGGTGGCCCTGATGTCTACATCTTCTGACGCCTGTGGTAAGCCACCATGGTTTCCAAACATGCAGCTCAATGGCGCTAAAGACAGTTATGGGACTGGCGAAAAAGTGGAATactcatgtagaccaggatatACACGACGACCTACTGTCAACATCTCCAGCGTGTGCACTGCAGAAGGCCAGTGGTCACCCGTTTCAAAGGATGCTTGTTACAAAAAGTCATGTCCAAGGCAAGAAGATCCCTTAAATGGTCAAGTAAACTACCTGAATGGAAGTTCTGAATTTGGTACACAAATTCAATATACTTGCCATCCTGGCTTTGTCTTAATTGGTGACGTAATTCTATATTGTCTTCTTGCAGGATCAGATGTACAGTGGAGTGCTGATCCCCCAATATGTACAAAAATTTTATGTCAGCCACCTCCAAATATAAAAAATGGAGAATTTTTCCCAAGTCACAAAGACGTATTTGAATACCATGAAGTGGCAACTTATCAATGTAACCGTGTTCCTCCTGGTCAGGATGAACTGTCCCTTGTTGGTGAGAGACAGATCTATTGCTCTGAAAATAGAGAATGGAGCGCTAACCCTCCTGAGTGCAAAGTGGTCAGATGTCCATATCCCGTAATTCTGAATGGGAGACAGACGTCAGGATTCAGTAGGAAATACTCCTATAGAGCAAGGGTTATGTTTGAATGTAACCAGGGGCTTTTCCTTCATGGCAGCGAAACTGTCATGTGTGAGGGTAATAATACATGGCAGCCACCAATTCCAATATGTCGGAGTGAgccccctcctccctcacctctccctcctccccctcctgcaATACCTTCCAGCACAAGTGTTCTGAGCTCTATCAAAGGAGAAGCATTTGGTTTTGGAGATTCAAAGGGATGGATCATCTCTCTGATAATGATGGCTGTGTTGGAGCTACAGTAA